In Amycolatopsis coloradensis, one genomic interval encodes:
- a CDS encoding ABC transporter ATP-binding protein, whose protein sequence is MATITYDKATRRYAGSERPAVDALDLEIADGEFLVLVGPSGCGKSTSLRMLAGLEDIDEGAVWIGDRDVTQLPPRARDIAMVFQNYALYPHMTVGQNMGFALKIAGRPASEIKQKVLDAAKLLDIEQYLDRKPKALSGGQRQRVAMGRAIVREPQVFLMDEPLSNLDAKLRVSTRTQIAALQRRLGVTTVYVTHDQVEAMTMGDRVAVLSDGLLQQCDTPRALYDRPANAFVAGFIGSPAMNLVTAKLTEDGAELGGARVPLTREILAKADGDTVTLGFRPESLEVTTSEDGTVPVKVDLVEELGSDAYVYGKLAETDAEGTKSNVVTRVDPRKPPAMGDTLHLRIRPDELHVFSATDGARLS, encoded by the coding sequence ATGGCCACGATCACCTACGACAAGGCGACCCGGCGCTACGCGGGCTCCGAGCGGCCCGCCGTGGACGCACTCGACCTCGAGATCGCCGACGGCGAGTTCCTCGTGCTGGTCGGGCCTTCCGGCTGTGGCAAGTCCACCAGCCTGCGGATGCTCGCCGGCCTCGAGGACATCGACGAAGGCGCCGTGTGGATCGGCGACCGCGACGTCACGCAGCTGCCGCCGCGTGCCCGCGACATCGCGATGGTGTTCCAGAACTACGCGCTGTACCCGCATATGACCGTGGGCCAGAACATGGGCTTCGCGCTGAAGATCGCTGGCCGTCCGGCGTCGGAGATCAAGCAGAAGGTGCTCGACGCGGCCAAGCTGCTCGACATCGAGCAGTACCTCGACCGCAAGCCGAAGGCGCTCTCCGGTGGTCAGCGCCAGCGTGTCGCGATGGGCCGCGCCATCGTTCGTGAGCCGCAGGTCTTCCTCATGGACGAGCCGCTGTCGAACCTCGACGCCAAGCTGCGTGTCTCCACCCGTACGCAGATCGCCGCGCTGCAGCGCCGCCTCGGCGTCACCACCGTGTACGTCACGCACGACCAGGTCGAGGCCATGACGATGGGTGACCGGGTCGCGGTCCTTTCGGACGGTCTTCTGCAGCAGTGCGACACCCCGCGCGCCCTGTACGACCGGCCCGCAAACGCTTTCGTCGCCGGGTTCATCGGCTCGCCCGCGATGAACCTCGTCACCGCGAAGCTCACCGAAGACGGTGCCGAGCTGGGTGGCGCGCGGGTGCCGCTGACGCGCGAGATCCTCGCCAAGGCCGACGGCGACACGGTCACCCTCGGCTTCCGTCCGGAGTCGCTCGAGGTGACCACCAGCGAGGACGGCACCGTGCCGGTCAAGGTCGACCTCGTCGAGGAGCTCGGCTCGGACGCGTACGTGTACGGCAAGCTGGCCGAGACCGACGCCGAAGGCACGAAGTCGAACGTCGTCACCCGTGTCGACCCGCGCAAGCCGCCGGCCATGGGTGACACCCTGCACCTGCGGATCCGTCCCGACGAGCTGCACGTGTTCTCCGCCACCGACGGGGCGCGCTTGTCCTGA